The genomic segment AAAACCGATTCGAGCTGGTAATGGTGGCCAGCAAGCGGGCTCGACAAATGGCCACAGGCGGCAAGGATCCCCTGGTTCAGGAAGAATCAGACAAACCCACTGTTATCGCCCTGCGCGAGATCGCGGAAGGTTTGATCACCAATGAGATTCTCAGCCGGGAATCGGAAATGGAAGCCGAGGAAGAGCTGGCCGAAGTGATGGAAGGTATCGATGTTGAAGAGCCTGCAATAACCACCACGGAGAGCCCTGAAACTCCTTGAGGCCGCCGGGCCCACCCCGGTGGGCATCGCTGGCCGGGTCATAGACCACTATGGAAACCATTGATGCCCTCAACACCACTCTCCGTACTTATCTCGATTCCGAGCAGACAGCGTCCGTAAACCGCGCTTACTACTTCGCGGAGCAAGCTCACTACGGACAGCGCCGGCGCAGTGGTGAACCCTACGTCACCCACCCCCTCGCCGTGGCCGGCATACTCGCCGAAATGCACATGGACCACCAGAGCCTTGTGGCGGCGATGCTGCACGATGTTATTGAAGATACAGGCATAGAAAAAACCGCCATCGGTGAGCAGTTCGGCTCCACTGTGGCGGACCTGGTCGACGGCGTCAGCAAGCTTACCCAGATTGAATTCCAGTCTCTGGAAGAGAAGCAGGCGGAGAACTTCCAGAAAATGGCACTGGCCATGGCGCGGGATATTCGCGTGATTCTGGTCAAGCTGGCAGACAGGCTCCACAACATGCGCACCCTGGGCGTGCTGGATTCCAAAAAGGCACGGCGCATTGCCCGAGAGACGTTGGATATCTATTCCCCCATCGCCATGCGCCTGGGAATAAACAGTGTACGGCTGGAGTTTGAAGACCTTGGTTTTCGCGTTCTTTATCCGATGCGCGCAAAACGCATCGAAATTGCCATGGCGCAGGCTCGAGGAAACAGGACGGAGCTGGTTTACAAGGTCCGCGACCAGATCAAAGCCACACTGCAGCAGGAAGGCCACCAGGTAGAGGTGCTCGGACGTGAGAAGCACTTGTACAGTATTTACAAGAAAATGCGCTCAAAGCGGAAGTCCTTCTCCGACATCATGGATATCTATGCCTTTCGGATCATTGTTGACTCCGTCGATACCTGCTACCGCGTACTGGGCTGTATTCACAGCCTGTATAAACCCGTACCGGGCGAGTTCAAGGACTATATCGCCATACCCAAGGCCAATGGCTATCAATCGCTGCACACTGTGCTGATGGGCATGCACGGTGTGCCCGTCGAGGTGCAAATCCGCACGCAGGAAATGGAGGATATGGCAAACAATGGCATCGCTGCCCACTGGCTTTACAAAAGCGACGGCCAGTCCGCCAATGGCAGCCACACCCGCGCCCGTGAGTGGGTACAGGGACTGCTGGAAATGCAGCAGCGAGCCGGCAACTCCCTTGAGTTTATCGAAAGCGTCAAGATTGACCTCTTTCCCGATGAGATTTACGTGTTTACACCCAAGGGCCGAATACTCGAACTTCCCCGACGCGCCACCGCAGTAGACTTTGCCTACGCCGTTCATACCGATGTGGGTAATCATTGCGTGGCCTGCCGTATTAACCGACGCTTGGCGCCGCTATCAGAGCCACTGCAGAGCGGCCAGACGATTGAAATAATGACATCCGAGGGCGCTCGACCCAATCCGTCCTGGCTGGACTATGCCGTTACGGCAAAGGCGCGCTCAAACATTCACCACTTCCTCAAAAATCAGACCCGGAATGATTCAATGGCATTGGGCCGCAGCTTGCTGGAAAAGGGTCTGGCTGGCTTTCACAGCAATCTGGACAGTCTTCCGGAGGCGAAACTCGCCGATTTTCTCGAGCACAATGGCTATAACGACCTCAATAACCTGCTGCTGGACATTGCACGTGGCAATCGCCTGCCGACCTTCACCGCCCAACAACTGCTGCACGAAACGTTCGACGATCAGGCAAAGCCTGATGGTGAGGGCGCGCAACCGGTCGATATTCGCGGCACAGAGGGCTTCGTGGTGAGTTATGCCCGCTGCTGCCACCCGATCCCTGGCGACGCCATAGAGGGCTACCTGAGCCTTGAGAAGGGCGTGGTGGTGCACCGGGAGCAGTGCAACAACCTCAACGATATGCGCGATCACAGTGAGCGACAGGTCGCCTTGCGCTGGGACAAGGAGGTAGAGGGTGAGTACCTGGCCGAACTGCGTATCGAGGTGGAAAACCGGCGGGGGATGATTGCGGTCATCGCTACCCGCATTAACAGTATGGGCGTCAATATTGAGAAGATTGCCTCCGACGTGAAGGACTACCAGTTTACTTACGTCAATCTCGAAATGCTGGTGACCGACAGAGTGCACCTGGCTCGGATTATGAAGCGGCTGCGCACTATTACCCACGTGCACAGGGTTACGCGAGTCAAAAACTGAAGACAAACAGTGCGGCTGGGCAGGCTCCACGGGGTTGTCCAGTCACTCGTCAGCAACACGTCGAACACGGAGGTACGCGGTGAGTAACCGAGCCATCATTGCAACGCCGGACGCGCCGGAAGCGATCGGTCCCTATTCACAGGCGGTCAAAGTAGGTAACACCGTGTGGCTATCCGGTCAGATTCCGCTGATACCCGGCACGTCTGAGTTGGTCAGTGATAATATCAAAGACCAGGCCACACAGGCCTTCAACAACCTTGCTGCGATAGCCGTGGCAGCCGGAGGCAGCCTGGACAAGGCGGTCAAAATCAATATATCGCTGGTAGACCTCTCCCACTTCGCCAGCGTGAACGAGATCATGGCGAACTTTATTTCGCCGCCTTTTCCGGCCCGCGCCTGCGTGCAGGTAGCCGCACTGCCCAAGGGAGCGCAGATCGAAATCGAGGCTATTCTCGTCCTGTAGCCCAACGCCCCTGCGTGATGCGCTGAACTAGATCAGGCACTTTCCGGCACATTGCCGGGGTGATCGTGGAGCGCAAGCAACGCGCTATACCCCGCTTTGTAGTCCGGGTATATTAATTGGTAGCCACTGTCGCGCAGTTTTCGGTTCAGGCACCGCTTGTGCCCCGCACGATTGTGTCGCGTGGGGTCACTGGCGGCATCGGGCAGCGCGCTTTCCAGCTCAGCCACTCCCATTTGTGCTGCCAGCCAGGACTCGACTGCGTAGCGAGGGGAGGGCTGGTTATCCACACCAATATAAACAGGCTCCAGGTCAGCACCGATCTCTGACTGCTGCAACAGGTACGCAAGAAATCCGGCACAATCTTCCCGATGAATGCGGTTGGTGTAGCTCACCGGCCGAGGGGGGCACAATTCACCGCGGCGCACCCGTGACAACAGCCTGCCGCCCGGAATACCGTAGATGCCGGCAAACCGCACCACCGACGCACGATGCCCTGAATCCAGCAATTGCCGCTCCGACTCGATGATTGCCTGGGCCCATGGGTCGTCACGAGACAATGCGCTGTCCTCGTCAACCCAGCCTCCCTCCGATTCGGCAAATACTCGCGTACTGCTGGCCATCAGAATACACCGCGGGCGATGCTCACCCAGCCCGCAGAGAAGGTTTGTCATGGCCTGCTGGAACCCTTTGACGTAACCCGCTGTAGACCGGTCAGGGGGATTAAATGTGGCAAGCACAAAGTCCGGCGCCAGAGTCGCGGCAAAATCCAGACTTCCCGGCAGGGTATAGTCCCCAGACCGGGCATTGATCTGCAATGGCAACTTGGCAACATTGCGCCGCAGCCCGGTGACTTCCCAGTCGCGTTCCGCCAACAGGGACCCTGCACGAATGCCAAGGTCGCCGCAGCCTACAATTAGAACAGAACTGCTCTTCATATTATTGTCTCTCACTGGTTACACTAAGGGCCTTTGAACAAGGCTCCTCGCAGCCAAGGGCACGGCTTACGCCTATGACATTAACAGAATTACGCTACCTTGTGGCACTGGCAGAGACAGGACATTTTCGCAAGGCCGCAGAGCAATGCAGTGTCAGCCAGCCTACCTTGAGTATCGCTATCAAAAAGCTGGAGTCAGAACTGGGGATCAGCCTGTTTGAACGGGCTCGCCATAAGGTTGCCACTACCCCTACGGGAGACGGGATTGTAGACCAGGCGCGGTCGGTCCTCAACGCAGTGCAGGGTCTTTACGATCTGGCTGAACTGGGCAAGGACCCGTCGGGCAGCGTGCTCTCCGTAGGCGCAATTTACACGGTGGGGCCTTATCTATTTCCCCAGATGGTCAGCGCTATGCAGGAATCGGCGCCCCAGATGCCTTTGTACATAGAAGAAAGTTACACACACATCCTCCGCGGTAAACTAAGCGGGGGAGACCTGGATGCGATCTTCGTCGCACTACCTTTCGAAGACGTTGATGTCGTAACACGCGCGCTCTTCGATGAACCCTTTGTCGTTGTGGCACCTCGGGGACATCTCCTCGCGGGCGAGCGCGCTATCGCACCATGTGCACTGGCAGATCATCGCGTATTGCTTATGGGTGAGGGTCACTGTTTTCGAGACCAAGTACTGGAGGCCTGTCCGGGCCTGGCGGACGCGGTAAGAGAGCAGGCCGCCAAGGGGGAAGCGCCGGTCGAGGGTAGCT from the Candidatus Marimicrobium litorale genome contains:
- the rpoZ gene encoding DNA-directed RNA polymerase subunit omega, giving the protein MARVTVEDCLENVENRFELVMVASKRARQMATGGKDPLVQEESDKPTVIALREIAEGLITNEILSRESEMEAEEELAEVMEGIDVEEPAITTTESPETP
- a CDS encoding RelA/SpoT family protein, with amino-acid sequence METIDALNTTLRTYLDSEQTASVNRAYYFAEQAHYGQRRRSGEPYVTHPLAVAGILAEMHMDHQSLVAAMLHDVIEDTGIEKTAIGEQFGSTVADLVDGVSKLTQIEFQSLEEKQAENFQKMALAMARDIRVILVKLADRLHNMRTLGVLDSKKARRIARETLDIYSPIAMRLGINSVRLEFEDLGFRVLYPMRAKRIEIAMAQARGNRTELVYKVRDQIKATLQQEGHQVEVLGREKHLYSIYKKMRSKRKSFSDIMDIYAFRIIVDSVDTCYRVLGCIHSLYKPVPGEFKDYIAIPKANGYQSLHTVLMGMHGVPVEVQIRTQEMEDMANNGIAAHWLYKSDGQSANGSHTRAREWVQGLLEMQQRAGNSLEFIESVKIDLFPDEIYVFTPKGRILELPRRATAVDFAYAVHTDVGNHCVACRINRRLAPLSEPLQSGQTIEIMTSEGARPNPSWLDYAVTAKARSNIHHFLKNQTRNDSMALGRSLLEKGLAGFHSNLDSLPEAKLADFLEHNGYNDLNNLLLDIARGNRLPTFTAQQLLHETFDDQAKPDGEGAQPVDIRGTEGFVVSYARCCHPIPGDAIEGYLSLEKGVVVHREQCNNLNDMRDHSERQVALRWDKEVEGEYLAELRIEVENRRGMIAVIATRINSMGVNIEKIASDVKDYQFTYVNLEMLVTDRVHLARIMKRLRTITHVHRVTRVKN
- a CDS encoding Rid family detoxifying hydrolase, with the protein product MSNRAIIATPDAPEAIGPYSQAVKVGNTVWLSGQIPLIPGTSELVSDNIKDQATQAFNNLAAIAVAAGGSLDKAVKINISLVDLSHFASVNEIMANFISPPFPARACVQVAALPKGAQIEIEAILVL
- a CDS encoding epimerase, yielding MKSSSVLIVGCGDLGIRAGSLLAERDWEVTGLRRNVAKLPLQINARSGDYTLPGSLDFAATLAPDFVLATFNPPDRSTAGYVKGFQQAMTNLLCGLGEHRPRCILMASSTRVFAESEGGWVDEDSALSRDDPWAQAIIESERQLLDSGHRASVVRFAGIYGIPGGRLLSRVRRGELCPPRPVSYTNRIHREDCAGFLAYLLQQSEIGADLEPVYIGVDNQPSPRYAVESWLAAQMGVAELESALPDAASDPTRHNRAGHKRCLNRKLRDSGYQLIYPDYKAGYSALLALHDHPGNVPESA
- a CDS encoding hydrogen peroxide-inducible genes activator, whose protein sequence is MTLTELRYLVALAETGHFRKAAEQCSVSQPTLSIAIKKLESELGISLFERARHKVATTPTGDGIVDQARSVLNAVQGLYDLAELGKDPSGSVLSVGAIYTVGPYLFPQMVSAMQESAPQMPLYIEESYTHILRGKLSGGDLDAIFVALPFEDVDVVTRALFDEPFVVVAPRGHLLAGERAIAPCALADHRVLLMGEGHCFRDQVLEACPGLADAVREQAAKGEAPVEGSSLETLKHMVASGLGITVLPKSAALDSGYDKNNVVVIPFLDPPPSRRIALAWRASFPRPEAIDLLINALRARPLS